The Coffea arabica cultivar ET-39 chromosome 2c, Coffea Arabica ET-39 HiFi, whole genome shotgun sequence genome includes the window AAGGATATTTACTCCTGGTGCCACCACATCTGGCTTCAGGATCTCCAGTGAGAGGAAATTTGGTCCTCTGGATGAAAATGCAGCCACCACTGGCGAGGGTTTGATCCCTACCTTGGTCCCAAGAAATAGTAAAGTTGCACTAGCCTTTCGATCCCTTGAAACATAATGTTTAATCAGTTTACCTGTCGTCTCACCAACTGCGACTGCAGGGAGAAGGTGACTATCCGCAACCAGCTCCTCTCCGTTAACGGCAGTATTAGACAGAATCATGCCAACTCCTCCGGCATCTTTCACCACTTGACCCTTCTGAACTCGAGGACTTATGCCCCGGTCGCATATTACAATTTTTCCAGCAACAGCATGGCTGTCCAAAGTTCCTTCTAGGCACAGTGAGCTAGGTGTGGGGCTGCTCGAATTGCTTCCTGGGTAAATTATAGGGTATTGCTTTTGTGTAGACAGAGTTCTTCTGCCTCTATAAAGTGAAGTTCCAGTTAAGATTTCACCTGTCCCGAGCTTGACAATGGCTGGAAAGTCTCTGTCCATTGTGCTAGCTCCAACTGTGGTGATCCATGGTGATACATTGGTAAGGCTaaccggatcaggccctccattTCCAGCTGAGCACGAAATAAAAACTCCCTTCTCCATAGCACCGAATGCTGCTACTGCCAAACTGTCACGGTAATAAGATGCAACTCCTCCTCCCAAAGAGATGGATAGAACATTTACTCCATCAGCCACGGCTTGATCAACTGCAGAAAGAATGTCTGAGCTAAAGCACCCTCCAGTCCAGCAAACTTTATAAGGAACAATCCTCGCACCAGGGGCCATCCCTTGTGCAGTGCCATAAGCATAGCCGAAAAGATTTGCACCGTGAACAGCTGAGCCTGCAACTGTTGCAGCAGTATGAGTGCCGTGGCCATCTTGATCCCTTGGGGACTTGTACTCATCTCGTTCATTGATCTTGCCTGAGGCTGCCTCATAGCCGCGGTAGAACACTCTAGCGCCGATTATCTTTCTGTTGCAATGATGCCTGCCAAAAGCACGGCCTATCTCACAATTTCCTTTCCAGTGACCTGGTACTGGTCCCATTTCTGTGTCATTGAAGCTTGGGCTCTCTGGCCATATCCCGGTGTCTAGCACTCCCACAATGACATCACTTTGTGACAGTCTATCAGACCAGACACTTGTACCATATCTGTTTTCGAGCCCAAGGAACAGGGGACTTCTGGTTGTGTGGAGCTGGTATACAGTCTCAGGAAAAACAGCCATCACACCATGTTTTTCCTGCAGTCTCTCCACTTCCTCCTGGTTGAGCCGAGCAGCAATGCCATGGAAAGCAGTATGGTAAGTGTAAATTATCCTATCTTCATCTCCTGAATCATCTACTTTGCTTGGTTTGGAAGTTACAGATTTTACTATGGATGAGTACCACTGCACATGGTCGACAAATAGTGCTGGTTTTGCCCATTTATCGATTTGCACTATGTATGTTGCTGTGGTGGAAGTTTTGTTGCAAGTGCATGTTAAAAAGCCGAAAGCAAGATAGCTTGATACAAAGAGGAGCAACCGTTTGCCTAAAAATGCAACCATTTTCTCTGGTATTTTtgttgaaaaggaagaaatggggTTGAAAGAATGAAGAAGAATGGTGGGGGAAGAAGAGGGAACGGAGAAGTGATCTTGGAAATAAAATATCGAGGGTGAGGGACCTTTGGTTCCGTCTCAGTGTGCAGGTAATTAAGATGGTAGTTGTCTCATGAATGTCGGTATTCTGTAGTAGGAAGTAGGGGGCTTTACTTCTGGCTGGTGATGTGTAGTTATTGGTTATGGTCCTCCCTCTGAAGTCTGAACCAGCCATTTGAGTTGTTCTGCATATGATGGTAGTCTTGCCTTGCGCGATTATACGTATGATGGTAGCAGCGGGAGTTCTCCtcagaaattatttattttggtggaaaatgcacttttcatccacCTCAATAATGTTTGGTAGTGGGCCGATTTTTATCCCCATTGTTTCGGTAAAAGCACATTTAGTCCCTCATCGTTTCCAGATTACTACATCCAATTAAGCGACAAAATCTAGACTAAACCCCAGGCACATTGGTGGAATGGTATCCATGGTTCGAAGTCTTGGCCGAAACCGAGAggactcggccgagtcatcACCGTCTCGACCCCTATCGATACGATACCGTGACGAAATGATACCGAAATACTTGGCTCGTCGAGAAATCGGCTGAGTCATCACCGCGACGGgttgactcggccgagtcacacCGAATCACTCCGAGTTATCCCGAGTCAAGACGAGAAATCAGCCGAGTCACACCGCGACGGATTGACTTGGCAATTCTTTTgccattttttaattatttttatttagcatacttttttatattattaacaatttttaaaatattaaatactttaaaattaGCATCTCACCGAGACCGCGACCGATATGCCGAAACCGATGTGGAACGTTCTAGGCCGCGACCGCGACCGTGACTTTGAACCATGATGGTATCAGAACCGATCAAGCTCTCGCTAGCTCTAACTTTCCCCTGTCCCCTTTTTCCTCAATACGAGCAGAAATTATGACTACATTAGGGGGATTgacatgatgatgatgatgatgtacAGCCTTCAAGGAGTCTGCTAATGCAACCGGGTTTGCTTAATCTCAAGTCTTAGAACAGGGATTTCAGGTTCCAtcttttcaccaaaaaaaaaaaaaaagaagaaagatttttatcattattattttgGTTCCTCTTTACAGCTTTCAACGTAGTACGGAAATACAAATTTTAACGAATCGTGGGTCCAAGTCCAACAATCAACATTATGAAATATCTACCCCCATGAGATGAGATCATAGCATGTGGGATAGGGTCCCCCATCGTTGTAGAGGCATCATCATTTTCAGAAATTTGAGCACTCCTCGTGTTGTTCATGCAAATTCTGCATATTGCCTTTGCGAGAGAGTGAATTGGACCGTCCTGGAACATAATAATGCATCTCAAAGCCTCCTAGACTGGATCTGGATGGCTAATTGACAACTGGTACAAGATTATAGCAGAGGAGTACCGGGCAGCAATTCCACCAAGGATTGGATCTTCTTCTTCATAATTCGTCTCCATCCGCATATCTAATGAAGCAGCTGGGGCAATCAATTTTCTCCAACAGAAAAGAACTTCCCCCCCAGTTAGAGAGCaaataaaacaagattttttttaaaatcaattgCTGTAAATAATTTTGCAATAAACATACAGGAGCCCTTACGTTAGAGTGAATTAGTAGTCGTACAAGGAAATTACAAAACCACCGCTATGCAACAAATTCGACATTAAATGAAGGGGCAGAGTCTCCAAATTCCAAATGATGCAGTAGTGGCCGCAGCAATTATTAACTCAACCGCAGACAATCTGCTTCTTCTTCCCTCTTCATTCATTCCATCTGACGTCGTCCACTTCTTCCCCTGCCTATATCTGAGAAGGCCATTAATGCGTAGCCAGAGTATTCATGATCATGGCTGCAGCATGGACTATCCCCATCGCCCCCTCATAATGCCATCCAACTCTGTTCTCGTTGGGGCTCGTCTTTTATTAGTAATTTagagcatagttattaaacccggcccggGGAGAAACCCGGTGAAGGAGGTGGATCAACGGATTACTGGTTCAACCGGTGAGTAAGTGGTCCAACCGATGggtcactacatatatttaaatattatgttttataatttttatgccATAATAAATATTCAGTTAGTTTAATTTATTATAGattcattaatttttataagaattaacaacctaaatttaattagtaatccaccaaatttcaagtataaaattttatctaagtataattatctagtttatttatgaattttaagtgcaaaagtttattaagaataatatttaccattaaaatgatttgtgtaatatgttatttttaagTCAATTTCATAATTTATAGAGTTCAGGGAATAATAAAAATGTTATTAaaagatttcaaataaattttgttttggagaaataaaataagaataagattgtaatatataatataagaaCAAAGTAACTAATAAATTATTGGTTGGTCCAACGGTAATGGTTGTCTTCTTCTTTGCATGAGGTCGCGCGTTCAATTCTCAATTCCAGCAATGTTTACAAATTTTTTTCGAAGACCGGGTTTTTCATAAAATCGGCCGGTTCAACCGAGTTAATCGGTTCAACCGCCGGTCCGTTGAAAAGTCAACGGATTCAATGCAGAAACGATCTTGTTAAGAACCCGGCTCGGTTTCATGATCGGTTCAACGGgttgaccggttgaaccgccGGACCGGGccgagtttaataactatgatttAGAGTCTTCGACCCTTTATTCAGTTTTTTTCGCCACTAAAATTGTTCTATGGCAATCACTTGTAAATGCTAACAGCTAAAGCATGCAGGTAATCTGTCGACAACTGtaccttcttttttccttttttttttttgtttaaatctgcaacaaaattttttttttcctgcatCGATAACATTCTTATAACacaatttattttattctaCTGAGAGGGGGACGTCTAAGAAGAAGGGCTAGCACCCTAATCTATCATATTCTATTGGAAGGGGAGTATAAGAAAAAATGTATAAGAGACTAACAAGTATACAAATCTGACTAGATCAAAGCGATGTTTTCAcacttcttttgaattttttttttcattgcagGTAGAGTTCGAACCTCCGACTTATAGCTCAAAGAAGGACTTAGACCCTGTTTGATAACTTCATTtaatacttaaatttaatgtattcagattttaatatgTTCAGACATGTTTGataccaaaaattaaatatttgaattaatgaaGTGGTAGTACtaaattttctaggcaaaacttgctccaaaaaataagtgataaatcaTTCACTTAACACTAAATGTGACATACActtaaatatattatatttaatatttagCTATTCAATGACTtaatgaatttgaatttcatattttaaattttaaattttaattttatcatatgCACCCTCAATCCCCTTACGTCGTCGATGGCCACCGAGCCAAAGCTCGATAATTTTGTCGACAACTGTGCCTGATTCAACCACTTTCGCCTTTAGGACTCCGAAGGAAATGAAGAACGAAGGACGAAGGCAATCAGAAGCCAGGCCCCATTTTAGACGACTAGCAGATGATCACCATGCTAGCGCAGGGTGCTAAATTATAAATATGCCCAAGATGACATAATAATTatctatatttttttaatttacttaGCATTTCACTGAGCATTTGATAACACTATGataaaacaaatcaaaatttcTCACAAGATGCCATGAGACTGGCTTTGGCATGTTCTATGCTACACTATCATTTGAAGGTCCGTGGTgtaatttgaaaacaaaaaatctCCAGCAAGAAGTAGAAGAGAGCTCCAAGAAATGCGTGTCAATACGCCTACCAGACGGATAGGATTTTCGCGACTTTAATGAGGGGACACTTGAAAGCATGGATCACGCCTCAAGCACGTGCAGATTTGGAAAGAGACTATCACGCCTTCTAGGAGGCGCCACCGATAGCGTGGTCTTggtctttcttttcccttgtaCTTGCAAACATTCTTTAGGCAAAGCAATTTCCTTGCGTGCGTATACCGTACGTACATACGAATTCACCCCAGATCTTTCCCTCTCCCTAGATCCATcccatccttttcttttcctcaagaattaatccaaagaagaaaaaccaaACTCCTCCAATTCCTTTCGCTTCATTTCCCTCCCAGTTCTTGAATTCCCAAACGGATAAAATCGTTCTTTTTCCATACCGAAGGACCAAATACCTACTgacttttattttgttgaattctGACCACCAGTATGACGTTCGTTGGCCGCCGAGATAGGATGGCCTTCAAGGCTGTCAGCCCATGGGCCTATTTCGGCATCGGATGACATGGGCCTGATGCACTCCCAGACCAGACTGCTGCATTTAGGCCCACTTCCCATTCCAAGCTGCCACACCCTGTCACCTTTCTTCACTCTTCCCTTGGCTTCCATATAGGCCAACTCATACcacaatgaagaagaagattgATTCCCAAACCTGTGCATTGTCATCAAAGCAGGCTCCATATCCCTTTCTCCAAGTTTCAGACCTTTTCCGATCTCTCCGATAACCGGCTTCCCAGAAGTTGGCAAGCAGAAATGTTGTATCACTGTTTTGAAATTAGGCACGTAAATCTCTGTGGCCTTGTCCATAAACTTCTTCCGAAAGACTGAGACTGCATACCAAATTTGTTCCGTATAGGGCAATATTCTTGCACCAAGAATCGAAATGTTCGACCGTAAAGTTTCTCCGGCCACATGCAGTAAATCCCTCCTCAGCGTAACCCCAGTATGTCCTCTGGAGTCCTCTTCGCGGATGGCGGAATAATAACCCTTGTCATCAAAGGCTCTTTGAGTTCTTTGGCTCAAGAGTAGCTTATATTTGGATGCCCTTTTGGCTTCTCTTCTGTTGGTCAACAAGATTGCAGCACCTCCCATGCGGAAGAGGCAATTTAGGACTATCATGGGTCTTTCTTTTCCGGGGTACCACCCGGTTGACAGAATCTCGGTGCTGAGAATAACAGCATTCCAATTCTTGTGAGTTTTGAGAACGCTTTGAGCCATGTCAATAGCTAATGCACTTGCACTGCAGCCCATGCCAGAAACATTGAAGCTCTTAATATCTTCTCTCATGCGATACTTGTTGATAATGATGGATGAGAGAGATGGAGCAGGGCAAAAGCCGCTGCAGTTGACGATTAATACGTCTATATCTCGTGGTGAGAGTCTGGTTTTGGACAAGAGGTCATCGAAGATTGGGAAGAGTGCCATGTGTACTTCTCCAGTGGCATCTTGATGGCTTGATCTGGGTGGGATGTAGTGTAAAGCTGGGGGAAGATAGGTTCGTTCACCCTGTCCTGATTGAATCAAGATTTTAGCCATGAAAGCTCTGCTTTGATGGTCCAAAAAGTCAAACATTTGAGCATGCTCGAGGTAGGTGGAGAAAGGTACCCTGCAGAAACTTGGTGGCTTCAAACATGAGAAATCCACTAGGTATACTGGTGAATGGCTTGAAGGATAAACTTGGGAACTGCAGAACAGAAGGAGACAACAAAGAGCAATGAAGTGGAATAGTGTTCCCCACTCTTGAAAGAGAAACAGCATTTCCGTGCAGGACAAGACGAGAAGAACAACAAATTTCATCAACTCCATTAGTAATTTCAATCCTGATAAGGGAGAGGTGATTAATTAAGCTGCAGGGAGAGAGAAAGAGGTAACGCAGGAATTTTGTGGTTTCAGACTGTAGATATCTATGGAGATGCGATCATATTAGCATAGGAGGGTGCTGCTATATATATACATTTCCATGACTTCACAACGAACGGGTTCCTTCTCTGTGTAAAAGGCGGAGTAAAGCGGATTAAGTGCGTCAGTTAGGACAATGAGAGTTGCGCAGTTGGGAAGCGAAATTCATTGCGAGAACAAGCCGTGAAGATTTTGAAGCCTATGCCGAACTCTGAATTCTGAAGGCACTCAGGAATATTCAAGGAAGATTTGATAATATCAGCCTAGTAGTAGCTATTCTTGAGTTATCAATAATTGCACATtggaaaaaatttatatatttaaaaacGATCTGATCACAAAGGTTTAAGTGGATACCGTCGCATGCATACTTCGGGCTATGGCTAGCGGTGCCGGTGAAGGAAGGTTCTGCAGTGCATGCACCATATTAGTTAAGTATTTCTTGACGGACAGGAGGGCATGGCATGCGCTATCCAGTCAACCAGCAACTGTTGACCATGAATATAggcaaacaacaacaacaagtgcTCGGCTGATGTGTGAATCATTCAGCCCTCTTTGGCTACTGATGTCGTATGAATGTTGCGAGGGAGAGACAGAGAGCATTCCCCTATGGATTATTGAATGAATGAAGTCTCGTCCGGTTGCTCCAGCAGCTCCACACACGCTTATCAAAACACGTGCATTAATTTTCCAAAAGTCAAACCGTGGAGAGCGCTGGACTGTCTTGATTTTTGAAGTACGACCAgcgaaaaaaaattaaagtacaCAAGCATTAAGTGTTGCAGacttgcagttggtcaaacgGATTAATTAGGGAGGAATGATGAGTTGGGTAGCAGCGGGGAGGGAATCAAAGATCTAGAACACCTACTTCAAGGAAAAAAAGGAGGGGAATAATTAGTTCTATATGGAAACATTTTATTGTCACACTCACACAGGGTAATATAATACTAGTTGGTTTTGTGACCCTCAATTATGGAATTTGGTTTGTGTCTTGGTAATCCTTGAATCTGAATAGACTCAAAAAGGGTTTCGCGTATCATGTAATAATACCATTGAGGCATTGACAGTCTCCCTACTTAGGTTGTGTTTGTACTCATATCTTTCTAATAAGGATTAAGCGTGAGGGAACTAGCCAGAGTTAACCAACCATATCAATAAGAGTTTGGTTATAATATTTCTATTGTTTTGAAAGAAAATATAAGATAGAAAACTTGAATTAAACATGTGATGtttgtcccaaaaaaaaaaaaaaaatatatatatatatatatatatatatgtctttGGAAGTGGTTAACTCTACCTTTCTAACCCTGTCAAAAAAATGATTAGCCACCATAATTTTTTTGGCCACCCTCCTCTCTAACAGGCATCAAACCCGGCTGTGTTTGGAACCTGAATTAGAGCATCAACAGGTTCCTTGTGGACAAAAGAGTTCATAATTCTCAGATTGCTAGTGGATGGAGAGAAAAGCCGATTAAGGGTTTTTCAGCGGATGATGGGTCTGCCACTTGCTCGGTTTTATGTTACAGGAGAGGCTGTCGGCCAAACCAATCGAAGGGCGCATTAGTATCACTATTTCAACCACTAAACTTCGGCCCAGTGACTATAAAAAAGGGATTAAATCATTATTTGGACGGTAGATCATCGAGAGTTCGAGCTCCCGTTgcaatgaaaaattttgaaatgagacGTCAGAACACCcctttagtttagttttagtcCCTTACGCAACCTTATCAATGCTAGAATAGGATAGATTAAATTTACCTGCAAATATTCTTACAAACGTTAGAATAGAATAGATTAAGCTTACCTACAAATATTATTCTGGTTTGTTTTGGTTCCGGGCCTCCTGGCTGCTCAAAACATAACGGGTTTCCAAACGGCCGAGAATCTATTTATGTTTGCCTTTGGGGCATTTTTTTGGACGCCGAGCCCGTTAGACTGGGAGTGGTGAGCATCTGCAAGGCTGGGCCACTTGCTATGCCCTTAAAGATAAAGATGTGTCCTTATTCTGCTGTCCTCGTACGTACGCCCTTTTTTCTTTGGTCAAGATACTTTGCCCTTACTTGCTGTATGTTGTTGTATCAGCTTCATCCTTAAAAGAGTTTTGCAAGTAGCGTTCCCATTAACCTCTTTCAAGTGAAGCTCAAATTATTTAATGTCCAATTAATTAATGAATGGTGcccaaatttctaaaattacttGCAGGGTATCTTTCCAGATCACGATtattaatctcttttttttataattgcacgtGTTCTCAATCTACTGGCAAACGGCTTTGTTATATCTTGAAATCGTGTTAACAGCTTTTCTCTATTTGGCattaattattatatttaatGCCAAATATAGGCAGATAATAATTATTTGGTGCTTGCTCTAATTTCATCATGCCAaatatctttctttcttttggctgGTCGTGCCAAGTCGTTGTCTCCTTTGTGAATATAAATGAAAAACAATTATTAAGATTCATCGAGTCTATAAGGATGCAtgttaattttatcattttcttgGTTCCAACTTAATTACGTAGCCATATTTTCCTCCTGGTCTCTATTTGTGTAAAAATTCTACTACTATTTCTTGTGCCCAActatacacatatacatatatatatatatatatatatatatata containing:
- the LOC113725102 gene encoding subtilisin-like protease SBT1.3, giving the protein MVAFLGKRLLLFVSSYLAFGFLTCTCNKTSTTATYIVQIDKWAKPALFVDHVQWYSSIVKSVTSKPSKVDDSGDEDRIIYTYHTAFHGIAARLNQEEVERLQEKHGVMAVFPETVYQLHTTRSPLFLGLENRYGTSVWSDRLSQSDVIVGVLDTGIWPESPSFNDTEMGPVPGHWKGNCEIGRAFGRHHCNRKIIGARVFYRGYEAASGKINERDEYKSPRDQDGHGTHTAATVAGSAVHGANLFGYAYGTAQGMAPGARIVPYKVCWTGGCFSSDILSAVDQAVADGVNVLSISLGGGVASYYRDSLAVAAFGAMEKGVFISCSAGNGGPDPVSLTNVSPWITTVGASTMDRDFPAIVKLGTGEILTGTSLYRGRRTLSTQKQYPIIYPGSNSSSPTPSSLCLEGTLDSHAVAGKIVICDRGISPRVQKGQVVKDAGGVGMILSNTAVNGEELVADSHLLPAVAVGETTGKLIKHYVSRDRKASATLLFLGTKVGIKPSPVVAAFSSRGPNFLSLEILKPDVVAPGVNILAAWTGVTGPSSLPTDPRRTWFNILSGTSMSCPHVSGIAALLKARHPDWSPAAIKSALMTTAYVHDNTFHPLKDASTGVPSTPYDHGAGHINPSKALDPGLIYDIGAQDYFEFLCAQGLTPSQLTAFAKFSNRKCLQHFANPGDLNYPAISPVFPENTKVSVLTLRRTVTNVGPPNSNYHVAVSPFRGALVEVDPRTLNFTRLHQKLSYKVTFKTKSRQTAPEFGHLTWKNTEHKVRSPIVITWLPPL
- the LOC113725103 gene encoding 3-ketoacyl-CoA synthase 5-like, with the protein product MELMKFVVLLVLSCTEMLFLFQEWGTLFHFIALCCLLLFCSSQVYPSSHSPVYLVDFSCLKPPSFCRVPFSTYLEHAQMFDFLDHQSRAFMAKILIQSGQGERTYLPPALHYIPPRSSHQDATGEVHMALFPIFDDLLSKTRLSPRDIDVLIVNCSGFCPAPSLSSIIINKYRMREDIKSFNVSGMGCSASALAIDMAQSVLKTHKNWNAVILSTEILSTGWYPGKERPMIVLNCLFRMGGAAILLTNRREAKRASKYKLLLSQRTQRAFDDKGYYSAIREEDSRGHTGVTLRRDLLHVAGETLRSNISILGARILPYTEQIWYAVSVFRKKFMDKATEIYVPNFKTVIQHFCLPTSGKPVIGEIGKGLKLGERDMEPALMTMHRFGNQSSSSLWYELAYMEAKGRVKKGDRVWQLGMGSGPKCSSLVWECIRPMSSDAEIGPWADSLEGHPISAANERHTGGQNSTK